A region of Allocoleopsis franciscana PCC 7113 DNA encodes the following proteins:
- a CDS encoding trifunctional serine/threonine-protein kinase/ATP-binding protein/sensor histidine kinase encodes MITLPGYQIFTKIYENTNSKVYQGIRERDKKAVILKVLKEDYPTPSELTRYKQEYEITRHLNLEGVVKAYGLETYQRTLVIILEDFGALSLKQWMNGQRAVGKGTLPLQEFLNIATQIAEILAAIHSRNIIHKDINPGNIVYNPETGQVKIIDFGISTQLTRENPTLRNPNVLEGTLAYMSPEQTGRMNRSLDYRTDFYSLGVTFYELLTGKLPFATKDALELVHCHIAKVPISPHEVNSEIPLAVSNIVMKLMAKTAEERYQSAFGIQVDLELCLTQLESDGEISEFSLAKSDISDKFQIPQKLYGREAEVETLLAAFERVAGGTITDTLKAAPTQTKPAGGGGIEMMLIAGYCGIGKSALVAEVHKPITEKKGYFISGKFDQFQRNIPYSAIVSAFEELMQQLLTETEAELNHWREKMLIAVGSNGQIIIDIIPEVELIIGKQQAVPELGATESQNRFNLVFGNFIRAFCTKEHPLVIFLDDLQWADSATLKLIELMMMDADSQYLFLIGAYRNNEVNPAHPLMMTLEELQKAGVNLNFITLNPLGLEPISQLIAETLHHDIASVKPLAELVVKKTEGNPFFVNEFLKTLYTENLLTFNPPQSFLTPPIPLIQRQVQEESLNCLPFPGGSKGGFWEWNIAQIEAQDITDNVVELMIGKVKKLPEFTQQILQLAACVGADFDLNTLSIITEQSQIKIYSQLTPAVQSGLVIPTSEFNDNLLIQPYKFLHDRVQQAAYTLIDETQRQSIHLQIGRFLLQNTSPQKLSEEIFKIIDHINVGIELLTQQKERYEMAKLNLIAGQKAKAATAYGAALEYLNMALKLLSSRSWQNNYNLTLTIHEEAVEAAYLNGNFFVMDQLAGVVLNKAKTVLEKVKVYDVKIQAAGAQGNFKAAIEIGLQVLKLLGVILPEEPSQLDIQKGFQENFSLYDGQKIEELINLTDMTKPEPQAAIHILSSISAAAYIANPELMLLIVLSMVNLSIKYGHTTWSAFSYACQGLILCGVAQDIELGYKFGKLGLTLVEQLNPKRGKARALEVLGAHVMHWKEHFRTTLPILREGYRSGIETGEFEFAGYCAFFVCDHSYFIGHELTDLEQKMATYGSAISQIRRENPLNWVAMFRQGVLNLLGRAEHTSRLIGDAYNEEQWLPLALQTNDRLGIHLLYLNKLILGYLFGEEHQALENAIQAEQYLDGVTAMVVVPIFYFYDSLVHLNRFAKASTFEQEVILNQINTNQKKMEQWANHAPMNHMHKFYLVEAEKARVLGQILEAEELYEQAIAGARENEYIQEEALAYELAAKFYLARGRLKIAQLYMKEAHYAYTRWGATAKIRDLEAKYPQLLPLSSATQSLTSTRTTTSNSTTSSNSASSLDLATLMKASQAISGEIVLDKLLASLMKILIENAGAQSGFLILPSTSENGHENWVIQASGSVDEEQKTILQSIGIDSVEVSTQMPLLSAAIVHYVIRTKENLVLNDAVHAGKFTQDAYILTKKPKSILCIPLLDRTKLSGILYLENNLTTDAFTEDRVELLKLLSAQVAISIENAQLYTNLQHFNENLEQLVQQRTVQLSQALNDLKATQTKLVESEKMASLGGLVAGVAHEINTPIGISITAASLLADKVTEFFGTYKSGQMKRSQLEKFLDTAMQSSSMVLSNLHRAADLIQSFKQVAVDQCTEEQRTFNLKQYLSEVLISLRPKLSTTHHQVEIEGDEAIALNTYPGAFSQIITNLVMNSLTHAYSPEDAGHLVFEFKQQGEQIILTYSDDGKGIPKENLSKIFDPFFTTKRGQGGSGLGLHIVYNLVTQKLNGTIEGESQVGVGTTFIIKLPMERK; translated from the coding sequence ATGATTACTCTTCCTGGATACCAAATTTTTACCAAAATCTACGAAAATACTAATTCAAAAGTTTATCAAGGCATTCGAGAACGGGATAAAAAAGCAGTAATTCTCAAAGTACTCAAAGAAGACTATCCCACACCTTCGGAACTCACTCGTTATAAGCAGGAATATGAAATTACCCGTCATCTAAATCTAGAGGGTGTGGTTAAAGCTTATGGGTTAGAAACGTATCAGAGAACTTTAGTCATTATCTTAGAAGATTTTGGCGCGTTATCTTTAAAGCAATGGATGAATGGACAGAGGGCGGTAGGAAAAGGAACACTGCCCTTACAGGAATTTCTCAACATTGCTACTCAGATAGCTGAGATTTTGGCGGCTATTCACAGCCGCAATATTATTCATAAAGATATTAATCCAGGCAATATTGTCTATAACCCAGAAACCGGACAAGTCAAAATTATTGATTTTGGTATTTCCACCCAATTAACTCGCGAAAATCCGACGCTGAGAAATCCCAATGTTTTAGAAGGTACCTTAGCCTATATGTCACCGGAGCAAACGGGACGGATGAACCGTTCCTTGGATTATCGCACAGATTTTTACTCCCTCGGTGTCACTTTCTACGAACTGCTTACAGGAAAGCTACCCTTTGCAACCAAAGATGCACTGGAATTGGTGCATTGTCATATTGCTAAAGTGCCGATATCGCCTCATGAAGTTAATTCAGAGATTCCTTTAGCGGTTTCAAATATTGTGATGAAACTGATGGCAAAAACGGCTGAGGAACGCTATCAAAGTGCGTTCGGAATTCAAGTTGATTTGGAATTATGTTTAACTCAGTTAGAGTCTGATGGAGAAATATCAGAATTTTCCCTCGCTAAGAGTGATATTTCAGATAAGTTTCAAATTCCCCAAAAACTCTATGGACGTGAGGCAGAAGTTGAAACTTTACTAGCCGCATTTGAGCGAGTTGCAGGGGGAACAATCACCGATACCCTGAAGGCTGCGCCTACACAAACGAAGCCTGCGGGTGGAGGAGGAATCGAAATGATGCTCATTGCTGGTTACTGTGGTATCGGGAAATCAGCGTTGGTAGCCGAAGTTCATAAACCTATTACAGAAAAAAAAGGCTATTTCATTTCTGGAAAATTTGACCAATTTCAGCGCAATATTCCCTACTCAGCTATTGTCAGTGCTTTTGAAGAATTAATGCAACAACTGTTAACTGAAACTGAAGCCGAACTAAACCATTGGCGAGAAAAAATGTTAATTGCTGTTGGTTCTAATGGGCAGATTATTATTGATATAATTCCGGAAGTGGAACTCATTATTGGCAAACAGCAAGCGGTACCGGAGTTGGGAGCTACTGAGTCGCAGAATCGTTTTAATCTTGTCTTTGGTAACTTCATCCGGGCATTTTGTACAAAAGAACATCCCTTGGTGATCTTTCTAGATGATTTGCAATGGGCAGATTCTGCTACTCTCAAGTTAATCGAACTGATGATGATGGATGCTGATAGTCAGTATTTATTTTTAATTGGGGCGTATCGAAATAATGAAGTGAATCCTGCTCATCCCTTAATGATGACTCTTGAGGAACTGCAAAAAGCAGGAGTCAATCTTAATTTTATTACCTTAAATCCTTTAGGATTAGAGCCAATTAGCCAACTGATTGCTGAGACATTGCACCATGATATTGCTTCAGTAAAACCCTTGGCTGAACTGGTGGTTAAAAAAACTGAAGGTAATCCTTTTTTTGTTAATGAATTTCTCAAAACCCTATATACTGAAAATTTACTAACGTTTAATCCCCCTCAATCATTCCTAACTCCCCCAATCCCCCTGATTCAGAGACAAGTACAAGAAGAATCACTCAATTGCCTTCCTTTTCCAGGGGGGAGTAAGGGGGGGTTCTGGGAGTGGAATATTGCACAAATTGAAGCCCAAGACATCACGGATAATGTAGTGGAGTTGATGATTGGCAAAGTTAAGAAACTGCCAGAATTCACTCAGCAGATTTTACAACTTGCAGCTTGTGTGGGTGCTGATTTTGACTTAAACACTCTTTCGATTATTACTGAACAATCACAAATTAAAATTTACTCTCAACTAACTCCGGCAGTTCAGTCGGGGTTAGTTATACCCACGTCTGAGTTCAATGATAATCTGTTAATTCAACCTTATAAATTTCTGCATGATCGAGTACAACAAGCTGCTTATACCTTGATTGATGAGACTCAAAGACAATCGATTCATTTACAAATTGGTCGATTTTTGTTGCAGAATACTTCACCACAGAAGTTGTCAGAAGAAATATTTAAAATCATCGATCATATCAATGTTGGAATTGAATTATTAACCCAACAAAAAGAACGATACGAAATGGCTAAGCTAAATTTAATAGCAGGTCAGAAAGCCAAGGCAGCAACCGCTTATGGGGCAGCATTGGAGTATTTAAATATGGCGTTAAAACTCCTAAGTTCAAGGAGTTGGCAAAATAACTATAACCTAACCTTAACTATACATGAAGAAGCCGTAGAAGCAGCTTACCTCAACGGTAATTTTTTCGTAATGGATCAATTGGCAGGGGTAGTATTAAACAAGGCCAAAACAGTGTTGGAAAAAGTGAAAGTATATGATGTAAAAATTCAAGCGGCTGGAGCACAGGGCAACTTTAAAGCAGCGATTGAGATTGGACTACAAGTGCTGAAGTTGTTAGGGGTGATATTACCCGAAGAGCCAAGTCAATTGGATATTCAAAAAGGATTTCAGGAAAACTTTTCACTTTATGATGGTCAAAAAATAGAAGAACTCATTAACCTGACGGACATGACTAAACCAGAACCGCAGGCCGCTATCCATATCCTATCTAGTATCAGTGCTGCCGCCTATATCGCTAATCCTGAACTTATGCTGTTGATTGTTTTATCAATGGTTAATTTATCTATTAAATATGGTCATACTACTTGGTCAGCCTTTAGTTATGCTTGTCAGGGATTAATTTTGTGTGGAGTGGCTCAAGACATTGAGTTGGGCTATAAATTTGGAAAATTGGGTTTAACTTTAGTGGAACAGTTAAATCCAAAAAGAGGGAAGGCTAGGGCATTAGAAGTATTGGGTGCTCATGTCATGCACTGGAAAGAACATTTCCGGACAACATTACCAATTCTCAGAGAAGGCTATCGAAGTGGTATCGAAACCGGAGAATTTGAATTTGCTGGTTATTGTGCATTTTTTGTCTGTGATCATTCATATTTTATCGGTCATGAACTTACAGATTTAGAACAAAAAATGGCAACTTATGGTAGCGCCATAAGTCAAATTAGACGGGAAAACCCTTTGAATTGGGTTGCTATGTTTCGTCAAGGAGTCCTTAACTTACTGGGCCGAGCTGAACATACCAGTCGTTTAATCGGTGATGCCTACAATGAGGAGCAATGGCTGCCCCTTGCTCTTCAAACTAATGACCGATTAGGAATTCACTTACTTTATTTAAATAAACTTATCTTAGGTTATCTGTTTGGCGAGGAACATCAAGCCCTAGAAAATGCTATTCAAGCAGAACAATATTTAGATGGGGTGACAGCCATGGTTGTTGTCCCTATATTTTATTTTTATGATTCCTTGGTGCATTTAAACAGGTTTGCTAAAGCTTCAACATTTGAACAAGAGGTTATCCTAAATCAGATTAATACGAATCAAAAAAAGATGGAGCAATGGGCAAATCATGCCCCCATGAACCACATGCACAAATTTTATTTAGTTGAAGCAGAAAAAGCGCGTGTATTAGGTCAAATTCTTGAAGCTGAAGAACTTTATGAACAAGCGATTGCCGGCGCAAGGGAAAACGAATATATCCAAGAAGAAGCATTAGCTTATGAGTTAGCCGCCAAGTTTTATCTAGCTCGTGGCAGGCTGAAGATTGCCCAACTTTATATGAAAGAGGCACACTACGCCTACACCCGGTGGGGAGCCACAGCTAAAATTAGGGATTTAGAAGCAAAATACCCACAGTTATTGCCCTTATCCTCGGCTACCCAAAGTCTGACTTCCACCCGCACGACAACGAGCAATTCCACAACTAGCAGTAACTCGGCATCATCCTTAGACTTGGCCACTTTGATGAAAGCCTCCCAGGCAATTTCTGGCGAAATTGTTCTGGATAAATTATTGGCTTCCTTGATGAAAATTCTCATCGAAAATGCTGGGGCACAATCGGGTTTTCTGATTTTGCCGTCTACTTCAGAAAATGGTCATGAAAACTGGGTTATTCAAGCCTCAGGTTCAGTCGATGAAGAGCAGAAAACAATACTGCAATCGATTGGTATAGACTCTGTAGAAGTATCTACCCAAATGCCCCTGTTGTCCGCTGCGATTGTTCACTATGTCATCCGCACGAAAGAAAATCTCGTCTTAAACGATGCTGTCCATGCCGGAAAATTTACCCAGGATGCTTACATTCTCACGAAAAAACCCAAATCGATTCTCTGCATTCCACTGCTTGATCGGACTAAACTTAGTGGTATCCTCTATCTAGAAAATAATCTCACCACCGATGCGTTTACAGAAGACCGCGTTGAACTCCTGAAACTCTTATCGGCTCAAGTCGCCATTTCCATCGAAAATGCCCAACTTTACACCAACTTACAGCATTTCAACGAGAATTTAGAGCAATTAGTCCAGCAGCGCACCGTACAACTCTCCCAAGCCCTAAACGACCTGAAAGCCACGCAAACAAAACTCGTAGAATCTGAGAAAATGGCATCCCTCGGCGGGTTGGTGGCTGGTGTCGCCCATGAAATCAATACCCCCATTGGTATTAGCATTACCGCCGCTTCTCTGTTAGCCGACAAAGTCACAGAGTTTTTTGGCACCTATAAAAGCGGACAGATGAAACGTTCGCAACTCGAAAAGTTTCTCGATACCGCCATGCAGAGCAGTAGTATGGTCTTAAGCAACCTTCACCGTGCTGCTGATTTAATTCAGAGTTTCAAACAGGTAGCGGTCGATCAGTGTACGGAAGAACAACGCACATTTAATCTTAAACAGTATCTATCTGAGGTATTAATTTCACTCAGACCCAAACTGAGCACCACTCATCATCAGGTGGAAATCGAAGGGGATGAAGCGATCGCACTCAACACTTATCCAGGTGCATTCTCTCAAATTATCACCAATCTAGTGATGAACTCCCTCACCCATGCCTACTCCCCCGAAGACGCTGGACATCTAGTTTTTGAATTTAAGCAACAGGGTGAACAGATTATCTTGACATACTCCGATGATGGCAAAGGCATTCCCAAGGAGAACTTAAGCAAAATCTTTGATCCATTTTTTACCACAAAACGAGGACAGGGAGGAAGCGGATTGGGATTGCATATTGTCTATAACTTAGTTACTCAAAAACTCAATGGTACCATTGAAGGAGAGAGTCAAGTGGGTGTAGGAACGACGTTTATTATTAAGCTGCCTATGGAAAGAAAGTAG